One Huiozyma naganishii CBS 8797 chromosome 4, complete genome genomic region harbors:
- the AFT2 gene encoding Aft2p (similar to Saccharomyces cerevisiae AFT1 (YGL071W) and AFT2 (YPL202C); ancestral locus Anc_6.211) → MKQPRAKWSPDRLSDALLNEQNKLIHLDPVPLFATRNDIKPWLQRIFFPQGIDLVIERSDSGKIIFKCKKDCGPDKKFSCPFRIRVTFSIKLQRWNFVIVNNVHSHELKFNASSDEYKKFKKYLVTQGDTQTLKFFEEVEYKSKMNLPILPQKTFTCDCGLTDEIDWFDVVLPRAKTAPVTTATTTTTKVHKKRTTATRPVPSRATPVQKPPVIDLDEIDFTDMFTDPAQRDCTASSPSPPSPALRDTYFDNFTQYSSLLLDDTATTTATLSTDLDVCFNPDYIFNSQIEPLTLQQQQMKPNELPELPEIERALSQGDDQYLEFLNISEWS, encoded by the coding sequence ATGAAACAACCTAGAGCTAAATGGTCGCCGGACCGGTTATCCGATGCGCTGCTGAATGAGCAGAACAAGCTGATACATCTGGACCCTGTGCCGCTGTTTGCGACGCGGAACGATATTAAGCCCTGGCTGCAGCGGATATTCTTCCCGCAGGGGATCGACCTTGTTATCGAGAGGTCCGATAGCGGGAagatcatcttcaagtgCAAGAAGGATTGCGGTCCCGATAAGAAGTTCTCTTGTCCCTTCCGCATCAGGGTCACTTTCTCGATCAAGTTGCAACGGTGGAACTTCGTCATTGTGAACAACGTGCACAGCCACGAACTCAAGTTCAACGCCAGTAGCGACGagtacaagaagttcaagaagtacCTCGTCACCCAGGGGGACACACAGACGCTCAAGTTCTTCGAAGAAGTGGAGTACAAGAGCAAGATGAACCTCCCGATCCTCCCACAGAAGACGTTCACGTGTGACTGTGGACTCACGGACGAGATCGACTGGTTCGACGTCGTGCTCCCGCGGGCAAAGACCGCGCCCGtcaccaccgccaccactactactacaaaAGTACACAAGAAACGCACAACCGCGACCAGACCGGTACCGTCACGGGCGACACCGGTCCAGAAGCCACCGGTCATCGACCTCGACGAGATAGATTTCACGGATATGTTCACGGACCCGGCACAGAGAGATTGCACAGCGTCGTCGCCGTCACCGCCATCCCCGGCGCTACGCGACACGTACTTTGACAACTTCACACAGTACTCctcgctgctgctggacGACACGGCAACGACAACGGCAACGCTCTCCACGGACCTGGACGTCTGCTTCAACCCAGACTACATATTCAACTCGCAGATAGAACCTCTCACgttgcagcagcagcaaatgAAGCCCAATGAGCTGCCGGAACTCCCGGAAATCGAGAGGGCACTGTCCCAGGGGGACGACCAGTACCTCGAGTTCCTCAACATCTCCGAATGGTCCTAA
- the OXR1 gene encoding Oxr1p (similar to Saccharomyces cerevisiae OXR1 (YPL196W); ancestral locus Anc_6.203), with protein MGVRNTLYRLKRTFTGSVPTQDQSEDWLPTNGDAGADADEDETYRLPLDLEGYSVTTKNRLLDTDIANELRALMPPRIQLYTRWGLVYSLEQHGASLHSLYACLKDARDKVPKGKRCGYVLVIRDRLQSVFGGTAMNLGSPRNIARTGERECFLWSVQRVQPKVLRGQEHNMEGGMGWQFRGFPFTGENEFAMYCTSQFLSMGAGDGLYGLWCDDALFHGVSYRCDTYGNDPLSAEGEKFHITGLEVWQVGCCPDF; from the coding sequence ATGGGGGTTAGGAACACGCTGTACCGTTTGAAACGGACGTTCACCGGGTCGGTCCCCACGCAAGATCAGAGTGAGGACTGGCTCCCCACAAACGGTGACGCCGGCGCAGACGCAGACGAGGACGAGACGTATCGGCTGCCGCTGGACCTCGAAGGGTACTCTGtgacgacgaagaaccGGTTGCTAGATACAGATATCGCTAACGAGTTGCGGGCGCTGATGCCGCCGCGAATCCAGTTGTACACCCGCTGGGGGCTCGTTTACTCCCTCGAACAACACGGAGCGTCGCTACACTCACTGTACGCGTGTCTCAAGGATGCAAGGGACAAAGTGCCCAAGGGTAAACGATGCGGGTACGTTCTCGTGATCCGAGATAGATTGCAAAGTGTGTTTGGTGGTACTGCAATGAACCTTGGCTCCCCACGGAACATCGCACGTACAGGGGAACGTGAGTGTTTCCTGTGGAGCGTACAGAGAGTGCAGCCGAAGGTACTACGTGGTCAAGAACACAACATGGAGGGAGGGATGGGCTGGCAGTTCCGTGGGTTCCCCTTCACCGGGGAGAACGAGTTCGCGATGTACTGCACGTCGCAATTCCTCTCGATGGGCGCTGGAGACGGGCTCTACGGGCTCTGGTGCGACGACGCACTGTTCCACGGCGTCTCCTACCGCTGCGACACGTACGGGAACGACCCGCTCAGTGCAGAGGGCGAGAAGTTCCACATCACTGGCCTTGAAGTCTGGCAGGTCGGCTGTTGCCCGGATTTCTGA
- the APL5 gene encoding Apl5p (similar to Saccharomyces cerevisiae APL5 (YPL195W); ancestral locus Anc_6.201), which translates to MLGVVQPVEDVKQRLRPFGLFFERSLKDLIKGIRAHGDSPESLEKYLAEELSHCREEVNSLDMNLKSNAVLKLAYLEMYGFDMSWANFHILEVMSSTGMRNKRVGYLAASQSFNRDPDILILMTNLLQKDLKYSATGGNDTYKIGVALSGVSSFVTKDLAKDIVQDLLLMLNNSKPYIRKKTVVALFKVYLQYPESLRDTFDQFVLKLEDEDRSVVSATVSVICELSKQNPSIFIQLSPVLYEILVTIDNNWIIIRLLKLFTNLSKVEPKLKHKLLPKIVELMDSTSATSVLYESINCIVKGQMLSTDDFDVAMKCLKCLNEFCISQDPNLRYISCLLFYKIGKINPQFVEQFDELILHLLCDVDVSIRSKALELLNGITHDGNLKLIVSTLMKQFVNEEVVVIENYRNAATRDVPIVVPEDYKIKLVTTIIKLCSMNNFINIPDFKWYNTVLIDLVVVSSDLKDKTRLGSMIGEQIKSVMLRVPDLRNVTMTTIITILTMEKMNLSTVLKECVWCLGEYSKLIENGDALIQLLIRNAPHFNAETKVVLIPAILKLFGSWCNGPANQDLPSIKIVLNDMIDFLDTLTTSSSFEIQERSIEVSEILKLSLDAVEMQEQDNSDEGGLPLLLCEVIPGFFNSYELLPILAGTQRRLQEEGQISSVDLITPFLTQTELSNILKDYDEIQEDGLSHTDRLSDHDGKYRSESDLDDSVANDAGNAAAGDEVHDDLHFLEEQRRQEQLSNPFYLTEESEGTKATTNDLLSLDSNDSSKREDLTLIKLASENLTANAGKTGERKKRGKAKRAVVLADEVVIEPNPRADSTTLHQKVAALNKSDRGINLVTQSQLSSFDFSKKGDDRELDDAENEAELEKLRKKFAAQSLDTSNVSEPVEDQEEVIVIKKKKKSKKKKKKNEEDVPDESNTVQNE; encoded by the coding sequence ATGCTGGGTGTTGTGCAGCCTGTCGAGGATGTGAAGCAGCGGCTGCGGCCCTTTGGGCTGTTTTTCGAGCGGTCACTAAAGGATCTGATCAAGGGCATCCGGGCGCACGGGGACTCGCCTGAGTCCCTAGAGAAGTATCTTGCCGAAGAGTTGTCCCACTGCAGGGAGGAGGTGAACTCACTGGACATGAATTTGAAGAGCAACGCGGTGTTGAAACTTGCGTACCTCGAGATGTACGGGTTCGATATGTCATGGGCGAACTTCCACATCTTGGAGGTTATGAGCAGCACAGGTATGCGGAACAAGCGGGTCGGCTACCTTGCTGCGTCGCAGTCGTTTAACCGTGACCCCGATATACTCATACTAATGACGAATCTTTTGCAGAAGGACTTGAAGTACTCAGCCACGGGCGGGAACGACACCTATAAGATCGGTGTCGCGCTCAGCGGCGTATCCAGCTTCGTCACGAAGGATCTGGCAAAGGACATTGTCCAGGACCTGTTGCTCATGCTCAACAACTCCAAACCGTACATACGGAAGAAAACAGTCGTCGCGCTGTTTAAAGTGTACTTGCAGTACCCGGAGTCCCTCAGGGACACCTTCGACCAGTTCGTGTTGAAActcgaggacgaggaccGATCCGTCGTCTCCGCGACGGTGTCTGTGATATGTGAACTGTCCAAGCAGAACCCAAGTATATTTATACAGCTGTCCCCAGTGCTCTACGAGATACTGGTCACGATAGACAACAACTGGATCATCATCAGATTGCTCAAGTTGTTTACAAACCTGTCTAAAGTGGAGCCGAAACTGAAACATAAACTGCTGCCGAAAATCGTTGAACTGATGGACTCGACAAGTGCTACCTCAGTTCTGTACGAGTCCATAAATTGCATCGTCAAGGGTCAGATGCTCTCGACGGACGACTTCGACGTGGCAATGAAGTGTCTCAAGTGCTTGAACGAGTTCTGCATCTCTCAGGACCCAAACCTCAGGTACATCAGCTGCCTACTGTTTTACAAGATAGGCAAAATCAACCCGCAGTTTGTCGAGCAGTTCGATGAGTTGATCTTGCACCTGCTGTGCGATGTCGACGTTTCGATACGTTCCAAAGCATTGGAGCTCTTGAACGGGATCACGCATGATGGGAACCTGAAACTGATCGTCTCCACACTCATGAAACAGTTTGTCAACGAGGAGGTGGTCGTCATAGAAAACTACAGAAATGCGGCCACAAGGGACGTGCCCATCGTTGTCCCAGAGGATTACAAAATCAAGCTGGTAACGACTATCATTAAATTGTGCTCTATGAacaacttcatcaacatcCCAGATTTCAAATGGTACAACACGGTGCTCATAGATTTGGTCGTCGTGTCTTCggatttgaaggataagaCAAGACTGGGATCCATGATTGGCGAACAGATCAAAAGCGTGATGCTTAGGGTGCCGGACTTGAGAAACGTGACAATGACCACAATCATCACAATCTTGACCATGGAGAAAATGAACTTGTCCACCGTTTTAAAGGAGTGTGTTTGGTGCTTGGGAGAGTACTCCAAACTAATAGAAAATGGTGACGCACTAATACAATTGCTAATCAGGAACGCGCCCCATTTTAACGCAGAGACCAAAGTTGTTCTAATCCCAGCCATTCTGAAACTGTTTGGCTCGTGGTGCAACGGTCCTGCAAACCAAGACCTTCCAAGCATCAAAATAGTACTGAATGACATGATCGATTTTCTGGACACGCTTACTACGTCAAGCTCTTTTGAGATTCAAGAGCGTAGCATCGAAGTCagtgaaattttgaaattgagcTTGGATGCAGTAGAGATGCAGGAGCAAGACAATTCTGATGAGGGTGGACTgccactgctgctgtgcgAAGTAATACCGGGTTTTTTCAACTCGTATGAACTGTTGCCAATATTGGCAGGAACACAAAGGAGGTTACAGGAAGAGGGACAAATTTCGTCCGTGGACTTGATAACACCGTTCTTAACACAAACAGAACTGAGCAACATATTAAAGGATTACGATGAAATCCAAGAGGATGGCCTTTCGCATACGGACCGGCTCAGCGATCATGATGGGAAATACAGGTCTGAGAGTGATTTGGACGATTCTGTGGCAAACGATGCTGGTAATGCAGCCGCTGGTGATGAAGTTCATGACGATTTGcattttttggaagagcAGAGAAGGCAGGAACAGTTGTCAAATCCGTTCTACTTGACCGAGGAGAGCGAGGGGACAAAAGCCACCACAAATGATCTACTGTCGTTAGACAGTAATGATTCGAGCAAAAGGGAGGATTTGACTTTGATTAAGCTGGCGTCGGAAAATCTGACAGCAAATGCCGGAAAGACTGGGGAACGGAAGAAGAGGGGCAAGGCCAAAAGGGCCGTTGTTCTAGCAGATGAAGTGGTCATAGAGCCAAACCCCCGAGCTGATTCCACAACGTTGCACCAAAAAGTCGCCGCACTAAACAAGTCTGATAGAGGGATAAACCTTGTCACACAGTCGCAGTTGAGTTCTTTTGATTTCAGCAAGAAGGGTGACGACAGAGAGTTAGATGACGCCGAGAACGAGGCCGAGCTGGAAAAACTGAGAAAGAAGTTTGCCGCTCAGTCGCTAGACACTTCGAATGTCAGTGAGCCCGTGGAAGATCAAGAGGAGGTGATCgtcatcaagaagaagaagaagtccaaaaagaaaaagaaaaagaacgaggaggatgtACCTGATGAATCCAACACCGTCCAAAATGAGTAG
- the JHD2 gene encoding histone demethylase (similar to Saccharomyces cerevisiae JHD2 (YJR119C); ancestral locus Anc_7.505): MECKNVPVLHPTLEELANPIDYLSQRHIKQLGIQYGLLKLVTPDGFQYPRHYRNSSIKFCPRLQKLSYLDLLNRNRLFFFRQLNNYLTVKGGAKISQSYVLMSNNRQVFLYDLFIKILEFSKTEDSPKKRAKHSGDVLQMVPVKEVLRNSKLWFHLTKAFGADSEELRTIFVENIEGFYKYVYRQSQSHLYTPSFRDAYPKSLLSDSEETSAEEDEEDEEEPECCICHKNKKLQDCELCHKTYCQSCEPLTDTSACNSCILGNGYYGFAMDTQVFSIQQFKDNYSVPDTESVATLETEFWSAVGDIESEFTVPYGADIPYPKTPKNLADLSMDLLNLPHAKRSLLNYLPRDKEISGMTVPWIYVGTRFSTFCWHMEDQYTFSANYQVEGARKIWYCISPSYVDKFHSFLQKLVPDLFSRQKDIMHQLVSLVPPDVLIANGIPVYRAVQTPGEFIVTFPKCYHAGFNAGYNLNEAVNFINDFWLDYGLEADAEYRLTNKRSVFDMNELMIVILRDFTVSSTFDGPLVRNCFRSLLNAVNRTMKLLTLLGDNGERKVLLPVEDSKKLIGENEIYCTHCQCICTFAFVSPGKFSSVTEITALQEDQDDPLQDIFCIEDSITLCVGKGSVYFVQDMDEVNALLRNVGTKLDKCC; the protein is encoded by the coding sequence ATGGAGTGCAAAAATGTTCCTGTGCTACACCCGACTTTAGAAGAGTTGGCAAATCCAATCGACTATCTGTCGCAGAGGCACATCAAACAATTGGGGATACAGTACGGTTTGCTGAAACTTGTTACACCGGATGGTTTTCAGTACCCACGACATTACAGGAACAGTAGTATCAAATTTTGCCCCAGACTCCAAAAGCTGTCGTATTTGGACCTGCTGAACAGGAACAGgttgttctttttcagGCAGCTGAACAACTACTTGACAGTTAAAGGCGGGGCAAAAATTTCACAGAGTTATGTCCTTATGAGTAACAACAGACAAGTGTTTCTTTACGATTTGTTCATCAAGATCCTggagttttccaaaactgaaGACAGCCCGAAAAAGAGGGCCAAGCACAGTGGGGACGTCTTGCAGATGGTTCCCGTGAAGGAGGTACTCCGAAATTCCAAGCTGTGGTTTCATTTGACGAAGGCTTTTGGTGCTGATAGTGAGGAGCTCAGAACCATTTTCGTCGAGAACATCGAGGGGTTTTACAAATACGTTTACCGACAGTCGCAATCCCATTTGTATACACCCTCGTTCCGAGACGCTTATCCCAAATCCCTGCTGAGTGATTCCGAGGAAACGTCTGCtgaggaggacgaagaagatgaggagGAACCCGAGTGTTGCATATGCCACAAGAATAAGAAATTGCAAGATTGTGAGCTGTGTCATAAAACCTATTGTCAATCTTGCGAGCCACTTACAGATACCTCGGCTTGCAACTCTTGCATTCTCGGTAACGGGTATTACGGGTTTGCAATGGACACTCAGGTTTTCTCCATCCAGCAGTTTAAGGACAACTACTCTGTTCCTGACACGGAAAGTGTAGCTACGCTGGAAACGGAATTTTGGTCCGCCGTGGGGGATATAGAATCTGAGTTTACGGTCCCCTATGGGGCAGATATACCGTACCCAAAAACTCCGAAGAATTTAGCAGATTTATCTATGGACTTATTGAACTTACCCCATGCCAAGAGGTCCCTACTGAACTACTTACCGCGGGACAAGGAGATATCAGGTATGACGGTTCCCTGGATTTACGTAGGCACCCGCTTTTCAACTTTCTGCTGGCACATGGAGGACCAGTACACGTTCTCGGCCAACTATCAAGTCGAGGGCGCACGGAAAATATGGTATTGCATATCTCCCTCCTACGTGGACAAGTTCCATTCGTTTCTGCAAAAGCTGGTACCGGACTTATTTTCGAGACAGAAGGATATAATGCACCAGTTGGTCAGTTTGGTCCCGCCCGACGTTCTGATCGCTAATGGGATCCCCGTGTACAGAGCAGTGCAAACCCCTGGTGAGTTCATTGTGACGTTCCCGAAATGTTACCACGCTGGATTCAACGCTGGATACAATCTCAACGAGGCGGTGAATTTCATCAACGATTTCTGGCTGGATTACGGGCTCGAAGCAGATGCGGAGTACAGATTGACGAACAAGAGGAGCGTGTTCGACATGAACGAATTAATGATAGTGATTTTACGAGATTTTACGGTCTCCAGCACATTCGACGGGCCCCTGGTGAGGAACTGCTTCCGCAGCCTGCTAAATGCCGTCAACCGCACGATGAAACTGCTCACTTTACTGGGTGACAACGGAGAGAGGAAAGTGCTACTGCCAGTGGAGGACtcaaagaaattgataGGGGAGAACGAGATATACTGCACGCACTGTCAGTGTATATGTACGTTCGCCTTTGTCAGTCCGGGCAAATTCTCCAGCGTCACCGAAATCACTGCACTTCAAGAGGACCAGGACGACCCGTTGCAGGATATCTTTTGTATCGAGGACTCAATTACTCTGTGTGTCGGAAAGGGGAGTGTATACTTTGTCCAGGATATGGACGAAGTCAATGCGTTGCTACGAAATGTCGGTACCAAATTGGACAAGTGTTGCTAA
- the HNM1 gene encoding Hnm1p (similar to Saccharomyces cerevisiae HNM1 (YGL077C); ancestral locus Anc_6.205) → MSDASYAGAADYAAGAHSVHKRQSRVSLTQLSLNDDESLSKGAADTLLDGEPHLRKSFSLWSILGVGFGLTNSWFGISVSMVTGIMSGGPMMIVYGIIIIALISVCVGGSLGELSSAYPHAGGQFWWALKLAPARHRRFAAFLCGSFAYAGSVFTSASTTLSAGTEVVGMYALKHPGFVVKRWHVFVCFELIHLFLMLFNCYGKSLPLISSSSLYISLISFLTITITVLACSSGSFNDSKFVFATFYNETGWKNSGMAFIMGLINPAWSFSCLDSATHMAFEVERPERVIPTAIMGTVAIGFVTSFCYVIAMFFSIRDISAVLKSTTGAPILEIYRQALGNEGGAIFLGCLVLFTSFGCIISCHTWQARLCWSFSRDNGLPYSKWWSQVNPDVGVPLNAHLMSCAWISLIGVLYLASSTAFNSLITACIAFLLLSYSVPIVCLLWRRRDIPQGPFWLGKFGLFANVVLLAWTVFAVVFFSFPPVLPVDRNNMNYVCVVIVGFVTYSLLYWRFKGSRDFHKVEDEPGEKLVDAESTGESILGGT, encoded by the coding sequence ATGTCTGATGCTAGCTACGCGGGTGCCGCCGATTACGCGGCGGGCGCTCACTCAGTGCACAAGAGGCAGTCGCGCGTGTCGCTGACGCAATTGTCGCtgaacgacgacgagtccCTGTCGAAGGGTGCTGCTGACACCTTGTTGGATGGGGAACCTCACTTGAGGAAATCCTTCTCCCTGTGGTCCATCCTGGGTGTTGGGTTTGGTTTGACGAATTCGTGGTTCGGGATCTCCGTCTCGATGGTCACCGGTATAATGTCCGGTGGGCCCATGATGATCGTTTACGGgatcatcatcatcgctCTGATATCCGTGTGCGTGGGGGGTTCCCTTGGGGAATTGTCTTCCGCGTACCCACACGCCGGGGGGCAATTCTGGTGGGCTCTCAAGTTGGCACCGGCAAGGCATCGCCGGTTCGCTGCGTTCCTGTGCGGATCCTTCGCGTATGCTGGGTCAGTGTTCACTAGTGCGTCGACGACACTTTCCGCGGGGACAGAGGTCGTTGGGATGTACGCATTGAAACACCCTGGGTTCGTCGTCAAGAGATGGCACGTCTTTGTCTGCTTCGAGCTGATCCACTTGTTCCTCATGCTATTCAATTGCTACGGTAAGTCTCTACCCTTGATCTCTTCGAGCTCACTGTACATCTCGCTAATATCTTTCCTCACGATCACCATCACCGTGCTTGCCTGCTCCTCGGGTTCATTCAACGACTCCAAATTCGTGTTTGCAACTTTCTACAACGAGACAGGTTGGAAGAACAGTGGGATGGCCTTTATCATGGGGCTCATCAACCCTGCCTGGTCCTTCTCCTGCCTCGACTCCGCAACACACATGGCCTTCGAGGTCGAGCGGCCCGAGCGCGTCATCCCCACGGCCATCATGGGCACCGTCGCCATCGGGTTCGTCACCTCCTTCTGCTACGTCATTGCcatgttcttctccatccGCGACATCTCCGCGGTGCTCAAGTCGACCACGGGAGCGCCAATCCTCGAAATCTACAGACAGGCGCTGGGCAACGAGGGCGGCGCCATCTTCCTCGGATGCCTCGTCCTGTTCACCTCCTTCGGGTGCATCATCTCGTGCCACACATGGCAGGCCCGCCTTTGTTGGTCCTTCTCGAGGGACAACGGATTGCCCTATTCGAAATGGTGGTCGCAAGTGAACCCGGACGTCGGCGTGCCCCTCAACGCACACCTCATGTCCTGCGCTTGGATCTCGCTCATCGGCGTGCTCTACCTCGCCTCGTCCACAGCGTTCAACTCGCTCATCACCGCGTGCATCGCTTTCTTACTTCTATCCTACAGTGTCCCCATCGTGTGTCTCCTGTGGCGCCGCAGGGACATCCCGCAGGGACCCTTCTGGTTGGGCAAGTTCGGACTGTTCGCGAACGTCGTGTTGCTTGCATGGACGGTATTCGCAGTCgtgttcttctccttcccACCGGTACTCCCAGTCGACAGAAACAACATGAACTACGTCTGTGTCGTCATCGTAGGGTTCGTCACGTACTCGCTACTGTACTGGCGGTTCAAGGGATCCAGAGACTTCCACAAGGTCGAGGACGAGCCGGGCGAGAAACTCGTCGACGCAGAATCGACGGGGGAATCGATCCTTGGGGGCACGTAG
- the ILM1 gene encoding Ilm1p (similar to Saccharomyces cerevisiae ILM1 (YJR118C); ancestral locus Anc_7.504), whose protein sequence is MGVLSSVNVLFVRIAFLFTLSYLVLKDVNIILENSYLEILSQSMNLPAIAMNKYSAQLGMVSMLFVTLALGDLVPLLEDNKMYFGSAVPVRLLIFFVVTGLSYIWEGNLYIHNNVVFAYSFVEVWLNFIIYNSLREEKMETFKAKSQVMAASELLDEDDVVAAAAD, encoded by the coding sequence ATGGGTGTGTTATCGTCCGTCAATGTGCTGTTTGTGAGGATCGCATTTTTGTTCACGCTGTCGTACcttgttttgaaggatgtTAACATAATATTGGAGAATTCGTACTTGGAAATACTGTCGCAGTCTATGAATTTGCCAGCGATAGCGATGAACAAGTACAGTGCGCAGCTGGGGATGGTTAGTATGCTATTTGTTACTTTGGCTTTGGGGGATCTGGTCCCGCTGTTGGAAGATAACAAGATGTATTTTGGGAGTGCTGTCCCCGTCAGGCTTTTGATCTTCTTTGTGGTTACCGGGCTGTCCTACATTTGGGAGGGGAACCTTTATATCCACAACAACGTCGTGTTTGCTTACAGTTTTGTCGAAGTTTGGCTTAACTTCATCATTTACAACTCTTTAAgggaggagaagatggAGACCTTCAAGGCGAAAAGTCAGGTCATGGCTGCAAGTGAgctgttggatgaagatgatgttgttgctgctgctgcggatTAG
- the RPN3 gene encoding proteasome regulatory particle lid subunit RPN3 (similar to Saccharomyces cerevisiae RPN3 (YER021W); ancestral locus Anc_7.502) yields the protein MTEMDVDSPQDAVVYASEDAVGAVMAVFHQLVRAQSTLDSRFVWRALKELALLRGQTGVLSRETLITLVDTVYPGDSQFKKPLLRYVNHNVKTGVTDSQGIRAQLPATFYQVVDNQSRIEVAPLVNSFVFLLVQLYLLDSDQLGPLNEFNLQVVIPKILYHNNNRLLDLINAKLWFYCVIAQERLGLPAQAAVRAEMIKFVKVATLKHDNETKGMLINLILRNFLARGEVEHAADFVNKVEFPSNTVSSPLEARFFFYLAKIMAIQLNYSSASEYIVAAIRKAPHNDKSLGFLQQANKLHGVIQLLMGDIPELSFFHQPKLSKSLYLYYHLTNSVKIGDLKKFTSTITKYKQQLIKDGNYQLCVRLRSNVIKTGIRIISLTYKKISLKDICLKLKLDSEQTAEYMVARCIRDGVIEAKINHELGYIETSELLNIYDTTDPQETFNERINFVTQMHNESVLAMRYPDDGKLKKNAQEDSTDAELIEEVSDFSDLDDLEFL from the coding sequence ATGACCGAGATGGACGTGGATTCCCCACAGGATGCGGTAGTGTATGCGTCTGAGGACGCGGTGGGCGCCGTGATGGCGGTTTTCCACCAATTGGTGAGGGCACAATCGACGCTGGATTCGCGGTTCGTGTGGAGGGCGCTGAAGGAATTGGCCCTTTTGCGGGGCCAAACGGGGGTTCTCTCGAGGGAGACGCTTATTACGCTCGTGGATACGGTGTATCCGGGGGACTCACAGTTCAAGAAGCCGCTGCTCAGGTACGTGAACCATAACGTGAAGACAGGGGTCACGGATTCGCAGGGGATCAGAGCTCAGTTGCCCGCGACGTTCTACCAAGTGGTGGACAACCAGAGTAGGATCGAGGTCGCTCCGCTTGTGAACAGTTTTGTGTTTTTGCTCGTACAGTTGTACCTACTGGATTCGGACCAGTTGGGGCCACTCAACGAGTTCAACTTGCAAGTGGTCATCCCAAAGATCCTgtaccacaacaacaacagattGTTGGACCTCATCAACGCGAAACTGTGGTTCTACTGCGTCATCGCACAGGAGCGGCTCGGGTTGCCCGCTCAGGCAGCGGTTAGGGCAGAGATGATCAAGTTTGTGAAAGTGGCCACTTTGAAACATGACAACGAAACGAAGGGGATGCTCATCAACTTGATCCTTAGAAACTTCCTCGCTAGGGGCGAGGTCGAGCACGCTGCCGATTTCGTCAACAAAGTGGAGTTCCCAAGCAACACCGTCTCGAGCCCACTCGAGGCAaggttcttcttctacttGGCGAAAATAATGGCCATCCAACTGAATTATTCTTCGGCAAGCGAGTATATCGTCGCAGCCATCAGGAAGGCGCCTCACAACGACAAGTCTCTGGGGTTTCTGCAGCAGGCAAATAAGCTACATGGGGTCATCCAGTTGCTAATGGGGGACATCCCAGAACTGTCATTTTTCCACCAACCCAAATTAAGCAAGTCTCTTTACCTGTACTATCATCTGACAAACTCGGTGAAGATCGGTGACCTCAAGAAATTCACGAGCACAATAACCAAGTATAAGCAGCAGCTCATCAAGGACGGTAACTACCAACTGTGCGTCAGGCTACGGTCCAACGTTATAAAGACCGGTATCCGGATCATTTCCTTGACGTACAAGAAGATCTCGTTGAAGGACATCTGCTTGAAACTGAAGTTGGATTCAGAACAGACAGCAGAGTACATGGTCGCTAGGTGCATCAGGGACGGTGTCATCGAGGCCAAAATAAATCACGAATTGGGGTACATCGAAACGTCAGAACTGTTGAACATCTACGACACAACAGACCCGCAGGAAACTTTCAATGAAAGAATCAATTTCGTCACCCAAATGCACAACGAGAGTGTCCTTGCAATGCGGTATCCAGACGACGGcaaactgaagaaaaacgCACAGGAAGACTCCACAGATGCAGAACTCATCGAAGAAGTATCTGACTTCTCAGACCTTGACGATTTAGAATTCTTGTAA